ACACGGCCGCCCTCCTGAGCCCGAACGGTGAAGCCGGGCGGGTCCTCACGGCGGCGGGTGTGCCGGTCAACCCGTCTTCGGTGGTCGACTACTACGAGCTGCTGCCGATGTTCAACCAGCTGCAAGCCGCCGGACCAAACCTGACGCCGGCGAACATTGCGGCCGGGTCGGCCGGGCTTCCCGCCGGCGGGAGCGACACCAGCCCCGAAGGCCCGTGGTACTTCGGTAACACCCACACGCTCATCCGCGGATCGCGCGAGGTCTGGTGGAACGGCAGCGGTCACTCCCAGGCCGACAACAAGACCGGAACCTACGTCTCGGTCTACGGCGGGCGGTTCTTCCAAGTCAACGAGTTCCCGAGCGGCCAGCCCCCGTTCTACCCGTGAGTGTCCTACCGGTTGCCGTAGGTCGGGTACCGAAGCTCCCATCCGCTGCTCGGCCTCTGGCGGGCTTCGCCGGTGCGCTCATCGCGTGGGCGGTGCTTGCGCGGATCCTTCCCCACGGCGCTCCTGCGGGGATCATCCTCGCCGGCGCGGTATTCGGAGGGATCAACTCGCTGGTCGCCATCTCCATCGTGCTGGTGTACAAGGCGAACCGGTTCATCAACTTCGCCGCAGCGGAGTTCGGGTCGGTCGCCGCTGTGATAGCGATCGAGCTCCACATCAGGGTCCATCTGAACTATTTCCTGTCGATCGCCACCGGTCTTGCCTTGTCGGCCGTTCTGGGGGCGGTGACCGAGGTGGCGATCCTCCGTCGGTTTGCAAAGGCCCCCAGGCTCATCGTCGCCGTAGCGACTATCGGGCTCGCGCAACTGCTCAACGGGTTGTCGGTGATCATCCCGACGGAATGGAGCCACTACGGCAACGCCGGAACGTTCACGACTCCGTTCAACGTGCACTTCCTGCTTCGCCCGGTTCTATTCAACGGTAACTACATCGTCGCGATCGTCGTGGTCCCGGTCGTTCTGGCGGCACTCGCGTGGTTCCTGCGCGGTACCAGCTACGGGACCGCCATCAGAGCGGCGGCCGACAACAGCGACCGCGCTCGGCTCATGGGTGTCCCGGTCGCAAGGCTCTCGACGATCGTTTGGACGATCACAGGAATTCTCTCCGCGCTGGCAGTCCTTCTGCGGGTTCCGATCCTCGGTTTCGAGTCCTTCGCCAGCGTCTCGGGAGGGGGCATCGACTTACTTCTCCAAACGCTGACTGCGGCTGTGATCGCGAGCATGACCAGCATCCCGGTCGCGCTGGTCGCCGCGGTGGGGCTTGGAATCGCCGAGCAGCTGGGAGCCTGGACTTTCCAGAATTCCACCTACGTCGACGCGCTGTTGCTCGGGGTAATCCTGGCCACGCTCTTGTTGAGAAGGGACCGGCTCACCCGGGCTTCCGAAACCGGTATCGGCAACTGGCAGGCCATTCGCCCGGTCCGGCCCGTCCCGGCGGAGCTGGCCAACCTGCGGGAGGTTCGGCTCGGGCGCTCCGGGGTTCGCCTGGCCCTTCTCGCGTTCGGTCTCGTGCTCCCCTTCTTGATCACCCCCGCGAGGTCGCAGCTGGCGTCGCTCGTGCTGATCTACGCGATCGTCGCGGTGTCGCTGGTCGTATTGACCGGCTGGGCGGGACACATCTCCCTGGGTCAGGTCGCGCTGATGGGGTTCGGCGCGGCGGTGACCGGGAACCTTTTCGCCAATCACGGTTGGGACCTGTTCTTCGCGCTCGGTGCCGGTTGCGTGGTGTCGGGACTGTTGGCGCTCCTGATAGGCATCCCCGCACTTCGCATCAGCGGTCCCTACCTAGCGGTCGTAACCCTCGCGTTCGCGGTGACGTCCGCGAACTACTTCCTCGTGCCGCGGTACTTCCACTGGCTGGACCCGTCGTCCCTGATTCAGCGCGCGCCTTTGTTCGGGAGGATCGGAATCTCCTCCGACCGGCAGATGTACTACGTGTGCTTCATAGCGCTCGTGCTGGTGCTCGTCGCCGCCCGTACTCTCCGATCGAGCCACGCCGGGCGCGCGATCATCGCGGGCAAGGAGAACCGCCTGGCCACGCAGTCGATCGGGCTAAGCACCACCCGCCTCGACCTTGTGGCGTTCGCCCTCTCGGGGATGATCGCCGGTCTCGCGGGAGGCCTGTTCGTAGTGCAGCAGCAGGCCTTCAACTTCAGCGCGTTCGATGCGTACAGCGGCCTGCTCTTTTTCACCATGGTCGTCATCGGGGGGCTCGGGTCGATTCCGGGCGCGGTGCTCGGTGCCATCTATGTCTACGGGTCCATCTACCTCCTCAAGCCGGGATTCCAGTTTCTTGCAACCGGTGCGGGCCTCCTGATCCTCCTGATGTTTCTGCCGGGCGGACTCGGTGAGCTCGTCTTCAGGGTCCGCGACCGGCTGCTTCGGCTCGTCGCCGATCGCCATAGGATCCTCGTCCCCAGCCTCGTCGCCGACCGCCGGGACGACCAGGAGCATCAGAGCTCCGAGCAGGAAGACGTCACGTCTCTCATCAGCGCGGGCCTCGTGAGGGAGCCGGCGAAGTGATCGGCTCCCTCAAGCGGACGTGGTCCGAGCTCCAGGTTGCTCTGGAGCCGATCGGGGTCACCCCTCTACTGATCCTCCTTGGACTGGCGAGCGTCCAGACCTTCGATATCACCGCCTTCGGAGTTCTGTCGCCTGACATCCGCCACACCTTCCATCTCAGCAACTCGGGCATAGACGCGGTGGCGGGGCTAACCGGTGCGCTGCCGATCGTCTTCGCGGTTGGGATCGGCTACCTCGGGGACCGCCACAGCAGGATTCGCCTGTCGGCGATCGCCGCAATCGTTTGGGGCGTAACCGCGATCGTCACCGGCCTGGCTCCGGTGCTGGCGATCCTGGTGATCGCCCGGATAGTCGGAGGGGTCGGCTTCATCGGCTCCGAAACCGTCTACCCGAGCCTCCTCTCCGACTACTACCGCCCCCAGGGCTTGGGTGAAGTATTCACGGGTTATCGGTTGGGGGCCCAGGGAATCGGCCTGCTCGGAGCCCCGCTCGCGGGATTCATCGCAACCCTCGTGGGATGGCGGCCGACCTTCGTCATCCTCGCCCTTCCCACCTTCGCGTTGGTCGCCTGCCTCGCCTTGATGCGCGAACCCGCCCGGGGCGCGTCGATCGGACTGTCGATGACCCAGCGCTCCTCCGCATCCCTTGGCGAGGGCTTCAGGAGGGTGAAGGCGATCCGCTCGCTCAGGAGAACCTGGGGGTCGTCGTTCCTGTTCGGCGCCGGCACCATCCCCTTCGCCACCGTCGCCAGCAACTTCTTCAAGGACGTCTATCACCTGGGCGACACCGCCCGCGGCGGTGTAAGCGCTCTCCTCGGCATCGGCGGTCTGGTGGGCATCGCGCTAGGCGGATGGATGACCTCGAAGGCCCTCGCCGCACGGCGGCCCGATCGGTTGCCGGCGATCAGCGGGTTCCTGATCGTTTCTTTCGGCGGGCTGAGCCTCCTCATGGCGGTGGTCCCCAACCTCGCGGTCGCTGTGCTTCTCGCCGGATTCGTCACCATCGGGGCGTTCGGCTACCTGCCGTCATACACGACGATGGTCTCGTTGGTTTCACCGCCGACCCTGCGCTCTCAGGCTTACGCGTGGTCGCTGCTCTTCTACGCCATAGGCGCTGTCGTCATCACCCCGATCATCGGCAGTGTCGGTGACTCGAACGGCCAGCGGGTGTCGCTTGCAGTTCTCGGCGTGATCGTTGCTGCGGGGGGATTGGTCCAGGCGAGCGTGCAACGCTTCGTCGAAAAGGACGCCGAGTCGGCGATGCGCGCTCAAGAAGCGACCGGAGCCGATGCGCTGCTGTCGTGCCGCGGGGTGGATGCGTCTTACGACGGGGTGCAGGTGCTGTTCGGCGTGGACTTCGATCTCGGAGCCGGGGAGATGGTCGCAATTCTCGGAACCAACGGCGCAGGTAAGTCGACCTTCCTCAAGACCATCACCGGCCTTCTCGATCCAGTCGGCGGGACGGTCGTCTTCGACGGAGCGGAAATAACCCACGCTGATCCTCAAGCCACCGCTCGAGCGGGGATCGTCCAGGTGCCCGGAGGAAGGGGCGTTTTCCCGACCCTTACCGTCGCCGAGAACCTGCGCATGGCGGGATGGCTCTACCGCAAGGACAAGCGGTACGTCGACGACGCGATCGCGCGGACCGTCGAGTACTTCCCGATCCTCGGGGAGCGGTCCCAAACCCTCGCCGGGTCCCTTTCCGGCGGTGAGCAGCAGATGCTGTCGCTCGCGCAGGCCTTCATAGGCAAGCCGAAGCTTCTACTGATCGACGAGCTGTCGCTCGGCTTGGCGCCCACGATCGTGAATCGCCTGGTCGAAATCGTGAGGGCCATTCACGATTCGGGAACGACCGTGGTCATCGTCGAGCAGTCGGTGAACACTGCACTCCGGCTTGCCGATCGCGCGGTCTTCATGGAAAAAGGGGAGGTCCGGTTCTCGGGACCGACCGCCGACCTGCTCGAGCGCCCCGACATATTGAGGGCCGTCTTCCTCCAAGGAGCAGGCGCCGTCAACGGCGCGGGGCCGGTGTCTCGAGATCGGACTGTCCGCGCGTCGCGTTCAACCCGCCGGTCGAGCGAGACCGAGCATCGTGTCGCGGGGGCTGACGAGCTGTCACACGAATTGGTCGATGAAGTTGCGGACCCGGCGGCTGCGCTGCAGACGTTCGGGCTTACCAAGACCTACGGAGGCATCACCGCTGTCAACGATGTCGGCGTCTCGCTCCAACGCGGTGAGATCCTCGGGTTCATCGGCGCCAACGGCGCCGGCAAGACGACCCTGTTCGATCTGATCTCCGGGTTCGCCCGGGCCGATCGCGGGCTCGTACTTCTCGAAGGACAGGACGTCAGCGGTTGGGGACCGCACCGCCGTGCGGCGGCGGGCCTGGGCAGGTCCTTCCAGGACGCGAGGCTGTGGCCGGCGTTGACGGTCGGCGAATCGCTGGCGCTGGCGATGCACGAGGAGGCGGAGATAACCGGCGTTTTCCCCTCATTGCTCGGGCCACCCCGATTGGCCGATTCCGAAGCCGGGCTCCGTGCTCGAGTCGAAGAGCTGATCGCGTTGATGGGGCTCGGCGCGTTTCGGGACAAGTTCGTTTCGGAGCTGTCGACGGGGTCGCGGCGGATGGTAGAGCTCGCGGCGATAGTCGCGCGACGGCCCAAGGTCCTCCTTTTCGATGAACCGTCGTCGGGAATCGCACAGAGAGAGACCGAGGCGCTCGGCCCCTTGATTCACCGGATCCGGGATGAGCTCGATTGCAGCATCCTGATCATCGAGCACGACGTTCCTTTGTTGAGATCTGTCGCCGACCGGATGGTTGCGTTGGAGCTCGGCAGCGTCATCGCCACCGGTACGCCCGAAGAAGTGCTCCACGATCCGAAGGTGATCGAGTCCTACCTCGGGGCACCTGTCGGCCAGCCTGACGGGATGGAACGGGTCGAGCGCCCGCCCGAACTGGCCGAGAATCCGATCGTCGAGGATCCGACCGTCGAGCTTCCTGTAGTTGCAAGAGGCTCCAGCGGTGCCTAGGCGCCGGCTCATCCTCATCGCGACGGCCGTCGCGTTGGGCGGCTCGTCTGCCGGGCTTTGGGCCGTTCCCGCGCACGCGGCAGCCCCGGTGAAGGATGGTTGGTGGACCGTCACCAACACCGGCTTCGGCGTGGCACCGCCCGCGCCGCCCCAAGTCCCGTCCGGCGGTCTGTACATCGAAAACGGTTTCACCGGCCCCACCGCGATCTCCGCCCTCACCTTCCAGGTCGGCGCCGGCGACGAAGTCGGATCGATCACTCTCAAAGTCGCGGGCAACCCGGTCATCACCAGCCCACCGGTCGCCTGCCCGATTACCCCCGCCGGCCAGAACTACAAACCCGCGCAGGGGGGACCATGGACGGACGTCCCTGCATACGACTGCACCAAATCTCAGGTGACGGGAACGGTTAGCTCGAACAGCACGACGGTCACGTTCGCCGCCGGACCTCTGCTCGAGAACGGAACCGTTGCTGCCGTCATCAAGGCTGGCGGCACCGCCGACCGGGTCGCTTTCGATCAACCAGGCCCCGACACCCTCCAGGTAACCCCCGCCGGCGAGCCGAGCGGCGGTGCCACGGGAGCGCCGGCAGGAACACCGGCCGATCAGGGCGCGTCCTCTCCTGTCGGCACCGGTGACAACGGCAGCTTCGGCAGCGCCGCACCCGCTGCTCCGAGCTCACCGTTGTCGTTAGTTCCGGCCGCTCCCGCCGCCGGCACCCCGCCCGCAATTGCGCCGGGGGTGCCGTCGGGAGTGTCTCCGACCGGCAGCCCGGGTACCGGGTCTCCGAGCGGGTCTGCCCCAACTGCGCGGCAGCGAACCCAACTTTCCCGCTCAACCGGTTCCGGCTCGTCGGTTCGCAAGGACCTCGCCGAGGCGATCGGCATCGCCGCAGTCCTCGCGGCCCTCGTCGCTTACACGGAGGGATTCGGTCTTCTCGGTGGGCGAATCGACCGTCCCTCTGCGCGTCAACGGCCGGCGAGAGCGAGCTCCGAAGCGTAACGGGAGAGCTGCACAGGCGGCACCGTGCCGCGAACCCGGACCCAACGGTTCTGGTCGAGCTCGATTCGGACTTCGGGACCGTCCGACCGCAGCGCCAAAGCGGCGCGGCCCAGGCCTTTCAGTTCGAGTGCGCCGGAGGGTGTGTCACCCGGCGACCAGGGCAACTGGCCCTGTCCGGCTTCGACCGTGATAACGGCTCCGCCATCGGAGAACGACCAGATCGTTGACAGATCGGTCACCTGAGATGGATCCGAGGGGCTGAACGCGATCGTCGTCGCCACCGGCTGAGCAGTGAATCCCGCCGGCGCCGGCGGCGTTGCAAGGTAGGACTGTGGCGCGTTGATCTGGTCGGGCCGTTCGGTGACTTTCAAGATCGCGGGCGCACCAGACGTCTGCGCAGTCGACAGCGCCGGCGCGCCGTGAATCGCAGAGTCCGAAGACCCGACCCTGACTTCAACCGCTGTTCGCTCGAGGACCACCCGCCCGTGGTATGTCCAGGCTTCGTGAGCCTCCAGGCCCGACCGGTCGATGCATATGTCGTCGGTGCCGCTTCCATTCGGCGCGGTGATCGGACCGACAGGCGGCTCGCCGAAGCGCACCACCGTGCAGGGCTCGCCCGCTGCTGCCGAGCGACCTTTGATGGCGGCAATGCGGCGTTGGGCGAGTTCCGCCACTTCTACCCCGGCTCCCGGCGCCCCGCTCCCCGGTCCTGGTTGCCGGTCGGAGACCAGTGTCAGACGTCCCCCTGCAAGCTCGTAGAGGTGATCGAACGACGACACCGTTCCCGTACTCGGATCGGCTCCCGAGCGAGGATCGGATCGGTACACGAGATCGCTCACATCGAACGGACCGGATTGGGTCAGCACCTCCCAGGACTGCTGGGAGGACGAGCCGTGCGAAGTCTCCACGCGATAGACGACCTGATAGGTGGCCGGCAGCGCGGTGACGTCGGACGCCTTGGGCGAGGCCTGCGAACCTCCGCACGACGACGCGCATGCGGCCAGGAAGGCGCCGCCACAGATTGCTGCTGCGCCGGCCGCCGCTGGGCTCAACCACCTCCGCTGGTACGGGGCGAGGAGGCTTTTGTTGCATTTATGCACCAAAAACGACCTCAAATTGCAAATAAACCCTCGCCGGGGCGCGGCAAAACCCTCGCCGGGGCGCGACTCGCGGTCGGCGGCGGCCAGCTGTTCACCCGAACTCGCCGGCGTGCATCGTGTAGGTGTCGCGGCCCGAACGAAGGAGACGCCCGGGAAGTTCACCTGAAAGAGTCCCCGAACTCGCGATGACCGTGCCGTTGACCACTACGTGCTCGACGCCGACCGCTTCCGAGTACAGGCGTGGAGCTCCGGCGGGGAGGTCATAGCGCGTCCGGGGCGGACGGTGCCCGATCCGCTCGGCATCGAACAGCACCAAATCGGCGTGCCACCCCTCCTCGACCCGACCCCGTTCCCGAAGCCCGTATAGGCGTGCCGGCACGTCGGTGAGTTGGTGGACCGCCTCCTCCAACGGAAGCAGCTGCCGTTCCCGGACCGCGTCGCCGAGCAACGAAGTGGAGTAGATCGCACCGCACATCATGTCGAGGTGCGCGCCCGCGTCGGAACCGCCGACAACCGTGCGCGGGTCCAGCCACACCTCAGCGCGGAGCTTCCAGTCATCCGGGTTGTCGGTCGCGATCGGAGGTTGGAGGCCGGTACGGAGCTCATCGGCGAGGACGACGTCGAGAAGGAAGTCGAACGCCGAATCGGTGCCGCCGCTGAGGTCGATGCCGCGGGCGGCCGCGGCCGCCGCCACCGTCATTCCCGCCAGACCCTCGTTCTCCTGAGCGAACGTTTCGGCGATCACCATGCTTGACCACCGCGCGAGCCCTCGGAGCAAGCCCGCCTCGTCGGACCGGGCGCCTTCGCCGAGACGCCGGCGGACCGAAGGATCGCGCAGCGCCGTCATTCTCTCCGGGACGGCCAGGGCGAAGGTCGGGCGCCAGCCGGGCAGCCCGTCCAGGACGAACCCGGTGAGGAACGACAACCTGATCTGCATCTGGTGCGGCAGCGTCAGCGCGACCACGGTCGCGCCGCGAGACGCCGCGACGGTGGAGGCGTCGAGCTGATGCACGTACCCCTCCGGATCCGCCGCGGATACGCCGAGCACGTTCCAGTTCAGCGGCCGGTCGGCTGCGATTGACATCGAGGACATCAGGTCGACCTCATCGCCTGAGAATCGACCGAGGCAACCGGCCAGGATGAGCTCGAGCGTCGTGCCGGGGTGCTCTTTTACCTGCGCCGCCAGAGCAAGCAGCTCCGCGTCGTCGGCGAACCGGGACGGCACCGGGTTCCCATCGCCGTCGTTGTGCGTGTGCGCCCGCGATGAAGAAAACCCGAGCCCTCCGGCAGCGAGCCCGGCCCGCAGAAGCTGCACCATCCGGTCCACCTCGGCCGGCGACGCAGGCCCGCCGATCGCTCCTTCTCCCATCGCCGCCCGCCGCAGCGCCGAGTGCCCGATTAGGAAGCCGGCGTTGACACCGATCCGGCCGTCCAGACGGTCGAGCCACTCCGAAAACGACCCCCACCGCCAATCCAGACCCCCCTCCAGCGCGGCGAGCGGCATGCCTTCGACCCGGGCCATCATCCGGGTCAGGTACGCGGAATGCTCGGAGCCCGCCGGGGCGAGGGTGAAGCCGCAGTTCCCGCCGAGGACCGTCGTGACCCCATGAAGACAGGACGGCGTAGCGAACGGGTCCCAGAAGAGCTGGGCATCGTAGTGGGTGTGCAGGTCGACAAAACCCGGTGCGACGACCAGGCCGGCGGCGTCGATGGTTCTCCGCGCGGGCTCGTCGATCGTCCCTACCGTGCTTATCCGGTCCCCGCTGATCCCCACGTCTGCGGTGCGGCCGGGTGCCCCCGAGCCATCGATGAGCGTGCCGCCACGGATCAGAAGGTCGAGCATGAGCTTTTCTCCCTGCTTGCTAGTGGTGGGGCTTGCTAGTGGTGGGGCTTTCTAGTGGTGGGCTGCGCCGGCGTCCAGGATCGACGCGATCTGAGGCAGGGCCCAGTGCAGGTCCGCCTGCCAGTATGGCCAACCGTGGTAACCGCCGGGGTAGAAGTCGTCGGTGTGCGCCACGCCGGCAAGATCGAGTGCGCGGACCATCGAGAGGTTCATCTGGAAGATCCCGTTTTCCAGGGCGTAGCCGCCGGGGTTGCCCGGATCGTCGCCGTGGGCTCCGCCAGGAGTGCCGGTTCCCGAAGCGAGAAACACCGCAGTCCCCTTCAACCGAGCGGCTAGCGACGCGGGATTGTGGCTCGACCAGGTTCGGTAGTTCTGGATCTGGTCTCCCCACACCCCTGCGTTCGGCGTGCCGTACATGGAGTGCAGCTGGGTGAACACCACGCCCGTCACGGGCGCTCCGTACAGCATGTCGAGCGCGCCCGAGAAGCTTGCCGCCGCCTTGAACATGCCCGGGTGGCGGGCGGCGTACGACATGGCCCCGAAGCCTCCCATCGAGAGGCCCGCGATCCCGAGATCGTCACGCAAGGTGCGGTAGTTGTCGTCGATGAACCCCTGCAGGACAGCGATGTGGTACGTCTCCCACTGGTACTCGCCGTCAAGCCAGTTCGAGTACCAGCCGGCGGTCTTGTTGGCGCCACCATCGGGCATCACGATGATCAGCCGGTAGGCCTTGGAAAAAGACACCACGTCGGTCTTGGCCGCCCAGGCTCCATACGTGTCCCCCGCCCCGTGGAGTAGGTAGAGGACGGGATACCGGGCGGAGCCCCTGGAAGGGTCGCAGTAGCCCTGAGGGAGGATCACGTTCACATGGTCGTCGGTGATGTTCACGCCCTTCGGTGGAGGGACCGTGATGGTGTTGAGGCCGTCATGCGAGTTGAGCCGGTCGTGACAACCTGCCGGCGGCTGCTGCCCAGCTAGAGGCGAAACGGCCGCGGCTGCCGGGAGTCCGGCGCCGAGGAGGCAAGTAAGAGCCAGGGCGATGCCAGGCCTGGTGAGCCGCCGACGCATCGAAAATTACATTCTCGCTGTCGCTGCCCGGTTCCTCCAAGGGACCCCTCGGTCTGCGCAAAAGGCTGAATTAGGATGCCCGCGCTTTTGGATCAAAAAAAGGACGTGGATTCGCCACTATCAGTGGCTATAGCGACACGATCAGCGCGTATTAAAACAATTTTCCGCGACAGAGAGGTTGACGTCCGGAGTTTGGAGAAAAAGGATACGTGTCATAAGGGAATTGCCCCTTTTGAGCAGTTTGGTTTCAGGGGCGAAGTTTCTCTCCCTGCGACACAAAGTGTTTAGAGGCACGAAGAACAAACCATAAAGACGAGGACGGAAAAGTACCTCTAGCTCTATGAAAAGGATGGAGGAATAGATGCGAATCGCACGGTGGGGAGCGGCGGCAGGAGCAGTTCTGCTCGTTAGCCTCCCGATAGCCGCGCAGGCGGAGGTTACGCCTTCACCCGGCACCAACGTCGGTGCCCCCTCGCTTCCGGCGGGGGCCCCTTCCGGGGCGGGCGGCACCTCGGTCGCGCAACCAAGCGGTGCCAGCAACGTAACCAGCGGTGCAAGCCACGTCGCACCCGTTTCGCATGTCGGAACGAGCAGCGTGAGGGGCACGGTGGTCCGGCACTCTGTGAACAGGTCGTCGAACGTCAGGACGTCCTCGACCCATAACTCCGTCACCCATGCGGGCACGGTTCATTCCGCCGGCACCGGGGTTGTCGTCGTTCCTGCGCCGCCCTCGGTGGCGGAGGCCTACGCGGCGAACATCCTCAATGCCATTGCAATCAGCCACACGAAGGCGTCGGCTGGCGGTAGCGGCGGTACCACCGGCTCGGCCACCGCGAACGCGCTCGAGCTGGGCGGGAACCCGCCGGCCAGTGCGTTTGGCGGAACGGTGACGAACGGCAGCGGAAGTGGTGACGTCATCGACACCACCAAGCTGATGATCCCGACCAATGCGCTGTATCTCGCGGTTGCTCCGTGGTCGGCCAGTGCTTCGCCCACCAACTCCAGCGCGATCGCAGACCTGCTGGTGCTCACCCTCGGCGACACCCAGGGCAACCCCAGCCAGTCGGCGACGGTCAAGGTGCTGCAGTCCACGTCCAACGCCAACTGGACGTCGGGCCAGAGCACCAGCAACGCCACTTCGGACGGCGCCTTCATCAACCTCGGGGGGCCGAGTGGTCTCACCATCGACCTGTTGCACTCCGACACGTCGTCGACCACACCTGGGACCAGCTACCTGATCTCGATCAACGGCAACCAGATCCCGCCTAACGGGTCGGTCGGCAGTGCCTGTGCGATCAACATCCCGAGCCTTCTGTCGCTGAGCTGCCTCACCGCAACC
The genomic region above belongs to Acidimicrobiales bacterium and contains:
- a CDS encoding ABC transporter permease; translated protein: MSVLPVAVGRVPKLPSAARPLAGFAGALIAWAVLARILPHGAPAGIILAGAVFGGINSLVAISIVLVYKANRFINFAAAEFGSVAAVIAIELHIRVHLNYFLSIATGLALSAVLGAVTEVAILRRFAKAPRLIVAVATIGLAQLLNGLSVIIPTEWSHYGNAGTFTTPFNVHFLLRPVLFNGNYIVAIVVVPVVLAALAWFLRGTSYGTAIRAAADNSDRARLMGVPVARLSTIVWTITGILSALAVLLRVPILGFESFASVSGGGIDLLLQTLTAAVIASMTSIPVALVAAVGLGIAEQLGAWTFQNSTYVDALLLGVILATLLLRRDRLTRASETGIGNWQAIRPVRPVPAELANLREVRLGRSGVRLALLAFGLVLPFLITPARSQLASLVLIYAIVAVSLVVLTGWAGHISLGQVALMGFGAAVTGNLFANHGWDLFFALGAGCVVSGLLALLIGIPALRISGPYLAVVTLAFAVTSANYFLVPRYFHWLDPSSLIQRAPLFGRIGISSDRQMYYVCFIALVLVLVAARTLRSSHAGRAIIAGKENRLATQSIGLSTTRLDLVAFALSGMIAGLAGGLFVVQQQAFNFSAFDAYSGLLFFTMVVIGGLGSIPGAVLGAIYVYGSIYLLKPGFQFLATGAGLLILLMFLPGGLGELVFRVRDRLLRLVADRHRILVPSLVADRRDDQEHQSSEQEDVTSLISAGLVREPAK
- a CDS encoding MFS transporter gives rise to the protein MIGSLKRTWSELQVALEPIGVTPLLILLGLASVQTFDITAFGVLSPDIRHTFHLSNSGIDAVAGLTGALPIVFAVGIGYLGDRHSRIRLSAIAAIVWGVTAIVTGLAPVLAILVIARIVGGVGFIGSETVYPSLLSDYYRPQGLGEVFTGYRLGAQGIGLLGAPLAGFIATLVGWRPTFVILALPTFALVACLALMREPARGASIGLSMTQRSSASLGEGFRRVKAIRSLRRTWGSSFLFGAGTIPFATVASNFFKDVYHLGDTARGGVSALLGIGGLVGIALGGWMTSKALAARRPDRLPAISGFLIVSFGGLSLLMAVVPNLAVAVLLAGFVTIGAFGYLPSYTTMVSLVSPPTLRSQAYAWSLLFYAIGAVVITPIIGSVGDSNGQRVSLAVLGVIVAAGGLVQASVQRFVEKDAESAMRAQEATGADALLSCRGVDASYDGVQVLFGVDFDLGAGEMVAILGTNGAGKSTFLKTITGLLDPVGGTVVFDGAEITHADPQATARAGIVQVPGGRGVFPTLTVAENLRMAGWLYRKDKRYVDDAIARTVEYFPILGERSQTLAGSLSGGEQQMLSLAQAFIGKPKLLLIDELSLGLAPTIVNRLVEIVRAIHDSGTTVVIVEQSVNTALRLADRAVFMEKGEVRFSGPTADLLERPDILRAVFLQGAGAVNGAGPVSRDRTVRASRSTRRSSETEHRVAGADELSHELVDEVADPAAALQTFGLTKTYGGITAVNDVGVSLQRGEILGFIGANGAGKTTLFDLISGFARADRGLVLLEGQDVSGWGPHRRAAAGLGRSFQDARLWPALTVGESLALAMHEEAEITGVFPSLLGPPRLADSEAGLRARVEELIALMGLGAFRDKFVSELSTGSRRMVELAAIVARRPKVLLFDEPSSGIAQRETEALGPLIHRIRDELDCSILIIEHDVPLLRSVADRMVALELGSVIATGTPEEVLHDPKVIESYLGAPVGQPDGMERVERPPELAENPIVEDPTVELPVVARGSSGA
- a CDS encoding amidohydrolase family protein, translating into MLDLLIRGGTLIDGSGAPGRTADVGISGDRISTVGTIDEPARRTIDAAGLVVAPGFVDLHTHYDAQLFWDPFATPSCLHGVTTVLGGNCGFTLAPAGSEHSAYLTRMMARVEGMPLAALEGGLDWRWGSFSEWLDRLDGRIGVNAGFLIGHSALRRAAMGEGAIGGPASPAEVDRMVQLLRAGLAAGGLGFSSSRAHTHNDGDGNPVPSRFADDAELLALAAQVKEHPGTTLELILAGCLGRFSGDEVDLMSSMSIAADRPLNWNVLGVSAADPEGYVHQLDASTVAASRGATVVALTLPHQMQIRLSFLTGFVLDGLPGWRPTFALAVPERMTALRDPSVRRRLGEGARSDEAGLLRGLARWSSMVIAETFAQENEGLAGMTVAAAAAARGIDLSGGTDSAFDFLLDVVLADELRTGLQPPIATDNPDDWKLRAEVWLDPRTVVGGSDAGAHLDMMCGAIYSTSLLGDAVRERQLLPLEEAVHQLTDVPARLYGLRERGRVEEGWHADLVLFDAERIGHRPPRTRYDLPAGAPRLYSEAVGVEHVVVNGTVIASSGTLSGELPGRLLRSGRDTYTMHAGEFG
- a CDS encoding alpha/beta hydrolase family protein, producing the protein MRRRLTRPGIALALTCLLGAGLPAAAAVSPLAGQQPPAGCHDRLNSHDGLNTITVPPPKGVNITDDHVNVILPQGYCDPSRGSARYPVLYLLHGAGDTYGAWAAKTDVVSFSKAYRLIIVMPDGGANKTAGWYSNWLDGEYQWETYHIAVLQGFIDDNYRTLRDDLGIAGLSMGGFGAMSYAARHPGMFKAAASFSGALDMLYGAPVTGVVFTQLHSMYGTPNAGVWGDQIQNYRTWSSHNPASLAARLKGTAVFLASGTGTPGGAHGDDPGNPGGYALENGIFQMNLSMVRALDLAGVAHTDDFYPGGYHGWPYWQADLHWALPQIASILDAGAAHH